ATAACCCTTTGACCGCTGGATGCCAATCACCTTCGTTTGTTTCGTTATGGAAGCTTTAATTTGGTTATAATTTATTTTCTTATTGTTCAGTAAAGCAATTTCTTTATAGGTAATTTGGTAATTCTTTAAAGAACCATTATCACCATCGGAATTGCCAATAACACTTTGCAGCGTATCATACGGTTCCCCGGTTATATACATAAGTTCATCAAACGGACGCAGTAGTCCAAATAATGTTGTCGAAATAGCATGTGTTCCGGAAACCAACTGCGGACGAACAAGCGCGTCCTCCCCGCCAAAAATGTCAGCATATACCTTTTCAACCACTTCTCTGCCATAGTCATCGTACCCATAGCCTGTCGTGGAATTAAAATGACTATCGCTGACCCGATTCTTCTTAAATGCATCCAGAACACGTTTTTGATTGTATTCTACGATGGATGCAACTTGTTCATGCTTTTGTTTACAATCTAATTCAGCTTCTATTGCCAGTTCATCTATCATAAATCTGTTATTGCTCCCTTAAAATGTTCTGTAGTGGATGTTCCTGTCTAATAAAACCATTAACAATGTAAGCATCCTGTTTTTCATCATATTTGTTATTCTTCATGATTGTTTCGTGTTCCAATCTGTTAATCATTTTACCCTTATCTGGTTCAAGTACTGTCGAATACCATTCCCACTCTGCTTCTAATAACGATTCAATTTTAGCAAATAATCGTTCAATGTCATCCTGATCAAATGCACTGATAACAATGTATGGATGATTGTCAGGGATAAATTTCTCATTCATTTTATCTTTTTTATTATAGACTGTCAGCATTGGAATAGAGGCCGCATCTAAATCCTGCAGCAGCTTCCCAACAGTTTCCTGGTGTTGTCCTTTATCATCACTCGAACCATCCACTACATGCAGGATAAAATCAGCTTCCGTTACTTCCTCCAGCGTAGACCTGAATGCGGCAATTAATGATGTAGGAAGATCCTGCAGGAATCCGACTGTATCGGTAATTAAAGCTTGAAACCCTGAAGGTAGCCGAAAATGTCGTGTCAAGGGGTCGAGTGTCGCAAACAATTGGTCTTCCTCCAACGATTGTTCATTAGTTATCTTGTTAAATAGTGTTGACTTACCAGCATTTGTATAACCAACGATGGCAATTTGAAATGCTTTATTCGTTTTTCTTCGTTTCCGGTATTGTTCACGCTGACTTACCACAACCTGAAACCGCCGTTTAATATCATGAATTCTTCTTCTTATGTGGCGCTGGTCTGTTTCCAGCTTTGTTTCTCCAGGTCCCCTGGTTCCTATGCCTGCACCTAATCGTGACATTTGCGTTCCCTGTCCATGGAGTCTTGGCAATAAGTATTGCAGCTGTGCAAGTTCTACCTGCAGCTTACCCTCTTTTGTTTTCGCACGCATTGCAAAAATATCAAGGATTAACTGACTCCGGTCGATTAAAGGGATACATAGCTGGTCCGATAAATTTCGTGATTGACCTGCAGATAGTTCATCATTTGAAATAATAAGATCGATTTCAAGTTCTTCAACATAATTTTTAATTTCTTCTATTTTACCTTCACCAATATACGTTGCAGGATGGATTCGGTTTCTTTTTTGTGTAACAACCTGTTTAACCAGTCCGCCAGCCGTATCGCATAAAGAAGATAATTCCTCCAAAGATGAATCAAAATGTTCATCTGTTTGGGAGGGGTGCTTTACTGCAATGATTAATATTTGTTCCTGCATGATTTATCAGACCTCTTTCTTTAATCTCCTATCATCAATCATAGCAAAGTGAAAACCTTATCACAATTTGTATGATAAGGTTTCCTTAGCGTGCCTAATAATTAGTTGTTTTATCAAATACCAAATCTTGCTTCGTTAAGGTTATCAATGTATCGGTGGTAATTTTATTCTGATTTAATATACGCATAGCCTGTTTTCGAATGGAACGTTCAATTACATTCCGAACATAACGCGCATTAGAGAAATTATGGGAAGAATTATTTTTCTCCATAGAAATCTGTTCTCTTAACTTCCATTCTGCTTCGTTTGTTAATTGGTACTCCCGTTCACGCAGCATTTTTTTTGCTATTTGCAGCAACTGATCAACAGGATAGTCGTCAAAGTCAAGGATAAACGGAAACCTGGATTTCAACCCTGGGTTTAACAGTAAAAATCGCTCCATTTCATATGGATATCCTGCGAGGATTAATACAAAGTCATCGTGCTTATCCTCCATATGCTTCACCAATGTATCAATCGCTTCTTTACCGAAATCCTTCTCTCCACCGCGTGCGAGAGAATACGCTTCATCAATAAATAATATACCACCGGCCGCCTTTTGTATAATAGCACGCGTTTTTTGGGCAGTTTGACCAATATATTCCCCAACCAAATCGGCCCGTTCCGCTTCGATAAAATGTCCTTTTGACAATATGTTCATATCATAGTATGCAGAAGCTAATTTCCTGGCGATAGTTGTTTTTCCAGTACCTGGATTACCTTTGAATAACATATGCAGTACCTGATTAGCGGATTGGAGGCCCACCTGCTTCCGCTTCTCATTAATCGTTATCATGGCGTAAATTTCTTTTATTGAATGCTTCAAATAGTCCATCCCTACGAATGATGAGAATTCTTGGTCAATACGATAAAATGGGCTGCTTTCGTTAACCGATAAACGTTCTTCCGGCTCAACTTTTACACCATCTTTATCATATAAAACGATGTTAATTTGCCCGTTTTTATTTTGCATCATTTGCGATTCCAAATCATCACCCCTTAGTCATTTCAGTATACGTTCGACATGAAAAAGTTGTGACAAACGCCCACTAAGAAAAGCGGAATCGGCGTTAAGGAAGCTTTAACCTTTACAAACTCAGATCTTTTAAAAAACCGAATGCCGCGATAAATCAGCATTCGGTTTTATTCATTTCAGGTAAGAATAAAAATCTATTAGGATTTCCTAATTATTCTTTTTCAAGTTTAATATTTTTTACCGGTGCAAAAGTTGAAATTGCATGTTTAAAAATCAATTGTTGTTTACCATCAGATTCCAGTAAAACGGTAAAATTATCAAACGCTTTAACCACACCCCTTAATTGAAATCCATTCAATAAAAATACCGTAACGGACATATGGTCTTTGCGCAACTGATTTAAATACTGTTCTTGTATGTTTACCGATTGTGCCATCCCGCTTCCTCCTTTTTCTATCTATATAGTAATAATTTCTACTTTTATCCCAACATTCCTGCTAAATCCCTTAAAATAGTTCGAAATTTTTCACCAATTGTATCAGGAGTAACAGAATACCAAGCTACATCCATCTTATTCTTAAACCATGTGTATTGACGTTTAGCGAACCTTCTGGAGTTACGTTTTAATAACTCAATTGCATAATCAAGGTCATATTCACCCTTAAAATAAGGGATAAATTCCTTATAGCCAATTCCCCGCATCGATTGACAATCTTCCAACCCTCTCACATACAATTGATGAACCTCATACAGTAATCCATTTTGTACCATTTGGTCAATTCGAGTATTTATCCGATTGTATAACATTTCCCTTTCCATTTCCAGTCCGATAAAAATGGGGTCATACGGAGATTCTTTCTGTTCCGCTTGAAATGCAGACATTGTTTTCCCGGTTGTTTCATAGATTTCGATTGCACGAATAAGCCGGCGATGGTTGTTGGGATGTATTTTAACAGCCTGGTGTGGATCAATTTTTTGTAATCGCTCGTGTAAATATGCAGCACCAAATTTATCAAGATCCTGTTCTAATTCCAGAGTTAATTCATTATCCCTTGCATCATTTGAGAAATTATAATTGTATAATGCCGATTGAATATAAAGCCCACTTCCCCCTGCGATAATAGGTAAATGACCTTTCGATGAAATTGTCTCAATATGATCTGTTACATGATGCTGAAAATCGGCAACTGAGAAATTATCGCTTGGGTCCTTGATATCCAGCATATAGTGCGGTATGCCAAGTTTTTCACCTTCAGTAATTTTAGCCGTCCCTATATCCATACCCCTATAGATTTGCATGGAATCCCCGCTAATAATCTCACCGTTGAATTGTTTAGCGATTTCTATACTTAATTTCGTTTTTCCAACAGCTGTTGGTCCAACTATCGCAATTACTTTCTGTTTCATAATTTCCTCCTGCTTACATCACTCGTTTAAACATCTTCTCCAGTTCGTAGGAAGAGAAATGCACAATGATTGGCCGTCCATGCGGACAGGTAAATGGATCAGTGGTTTTCCGCAAATCTTCCAGTAAGCGGAACATATCCTGTTCATTTAGGTAATGATTAGCTTTAATTGAGCCTTTACAGGACATCATGATTGCTGCGTCCTCACGGATTGATTCAATGTTTACCTGTTCGTTATCCATGATTTGATCAACCATTTCGCGAATAACTTCCTCTTCGTACCCTGTTGGGAACCAGACAGGGTGTGACCGTATGATGTATGTCTGATTACCAAATTCTTCAAAAAACAATCCAACACGTTTAAACTCTTCCTCATACTGATCGATAAAAATCGATTCTTGTTTTGAAAATTCAAAGGTCATCGGCAATAAAAGTTCTTGTAGCGTGTTGTCTGATTTACCAAGTTTATCCCTGAAAAATTCATATTTCACCCGTTCTTGTGCTGCATGTTGATCAATCATGTATAAACCATTCTCATTTTGGGCAAGTAAATAAGTTCCATGCAATTGCCCGATGGGGTACATAATTGGGACACGTTCCTGTTTTTCTACTGTTTTCGTTTCCGTATTTTTCTGAACAGGTGGTACATAATCCTGTTCGTTAACCTGGAAACCAGTCTTAATATCAGAGGCATGGGCTTGGTCGAATTGTTGTTCTTTTTTTGTAACAGGGGGGAAATACGATTTTGAATTACCGGAATCTCTTTTTGGTTCATCAAAATCTATTGACCGCTGAAACGATTGCTGCGGTTTTGGTTCAGGTTGTTCGACTTCCGGAATTAGTGACGTTTGGCGGAATGTCTGCCTAATCAGTTCCTCAATCATTTGAAATAACTCTTTTTCCTTACTAAATCTAACTTCTAGTTTAGTTGGATGGACGTTCACATCTACTAGAATTGGATCCATTGTAATTGACAAGACAACAACAGGCATCCTGCCAATTGGAAGCAATGTATGATAACCTCTGATGATCGCTTGAGATAAAGGAATACTTTTGATGAACCTGCCATTGATTATTGTGGAAATATAATTACGTGATGCTCTGGTAATCTCAGGCTTAGCAATGAATCCATCTAATTGAAAATCCAGCGACTTGTCAGTAATTGGAACCATTTTCTTAGCAACATTCATTCCATATACCTGTGAAATAACCTGGAGCAAATCTCCTGTTCCTGCCGTCTTAGATAATTGTCTCCCATTATGCGTTAATTCAAACCGGACATCTGGATGTGATAATGCTAAACGATTCATCAGATCAGTAATATGGCCAAGTTCAGTATGAATTGTTTTCATGTATTTCAGCCGGGCAGGTGTATTGAAAAATAGGTCCTCAACCAGAATTTCCGTTCCTTTACGTGCATCACTTTTCCGTTGATTTATTATTTTACCGCCCTCTAATTCAAGCAGTGTCCCAGATTGATCACCCTCCGATGTCTTTATTTTTAATCGGCTGACAGCAGCAATGCTTGCTAATGCTTCTCCCCGGAATCCAAGGGTTTTAACATGGAACAAATCCGTTTCATTTTTAATTTTGCTGGTGGCATGACGTGAAAAAGATTTTAAACAATCTGGTTCAGACATACCTTCCCCATTGTCTATCACATTTATTTTCTGTAATCCAGCTTCTTCAATTTCAATTTTTACCCATGTACTGTTTGCATCGATACTATTTTCCACGAGTTCCTTTACGACAGATGCCGGTCGCTCCACCACTTCACCGGCAGCTATTTTATTTGCAAGCGCGTCAGTCATTTGAAATATTTTCATGCTTCAATCCTTTCCGCTCCTACTATTTGAGCTTTTTTTGCAGACGATTTAATTCATTCATTGCATCGAGTGGAGTCATATCAAAAAGATTTACTTTTTTCAGCTCAGCGAGTACGGATTCATTTGACTTATCTGTCTGTTTTGGTTGCCTTTTGCTTTCTTCTACAAAAAAGGATAATTGACTTGTACTATTACTATACACAGCATTCTCTTCTTTTTCATAACTCTCAAGTTCCTCTAAAATTGACGATGCTCGATTAATTAACCTGTCAGGAAGTTCAGCAAGCTTGGCCACATGGATGCCATAGCTCTGGTCTGC
This Virgibacillus phasianinus DNA region includes the following protein-coding sequences:
- the mutL gene encoding DNA mismatch repair endonuclease MutL, producing MKIFQMTDALANKIAAGEVVERPASVVKELVENSIDANSTWVKIEIEEAGLQKINVIDNGEGMSEPDCLKSFSRHATSKIKNETDLFHVKTLGFRGEALASIAAVSRLKIKTSEGDQSGTLLELEGGKIINQRKSDARKGTEILVEDLFFNTPARLKYMKTIHTELGHITDLMNRLALSHPDVRFELTHNGRQLSKTAGTGDLLQVISQVYGMNVAKKMVPITDKSLDFQLDGFIAKPEITRASRNYISTIINGRFIKSIPLSQAIIRGYHTLLPIGRMPVVVLSITMDPILVDVNVHPTKLEVRFSKEKELFQMIEELIRQTFRQTSLIPEVEQPEPKPQQSFQRSIDFDEPKRDSGNSKSYFPPVTKKEQQFDQAHASDIKTGFQVNEQDYVPPVQKNTETKTVEKQERVPIMYPIGQLHGTYLLAQNENGLYMIDQHAAQERVKYEFFRDKLGKSDNTLQELLLPMTFEFSKQESIFIDQYEEEFKRVGLFFEEFGNQTYIIRSHPVWFPTGYEEEVIREMVDQIMDNEQVNIESIREDAAIMMSCKGSIKANHYLNEQDMFRLLEDLRKTTDPFTCPHGRPIIVHFSSYELEKMFKRVM
- the hflX gene encoding GTPase HflX produces the protein MQEQILIIAVKHPSQTDEHFDSSLEELSSLCDTAGGLVKQVVTQKRNRIHPATYIGEGKIEEIKNYVEELEIDLIISNDELSAGQSRNLSDQLCIPLIDRSQLILDIFAMRAKTKEGKLQVELAQLQYLLPRLHGQGTQMSRLGAGIGTRGPGETKLETDQRHIRRRIHDIKRRFQVVVSQREQYRKRRKTNKAFQIAIVGYTNAGKSTLFNKITNEQSLEEDQLFATLDPLTRHFRLPSGFQALITDTVGFLQDLPTSLIAAFRSTLEEVTEADFILHVVDGSSDDKGQHQETVGKLLQDLDAASIPMLTVYNKKDKMNEKFIPDNHPYIVISAFDQDDIERLFAKIESLLEAEWEWYSTVLEPDKGKMINRLEHETIMKNNKYDEKQDAYIVNGFIRQEHPLQNILREQ
- the miaA gene encoding tRNA (adenosine(37)-N6)-dimethylallyltransferase MiaA codes for the protein MKQKVIAIVGPTAVGKTKLSIEIAKQFNGEIISGDSMQIYRGMDIGTAKITEGEKLGIPHYMLDIKDPSDNFSVADFQHHVTDHIETISSKGHLPIIAGGSGLYIQSALYNYNFSNDARDNELTLELEQDLDKFGAAYLHERLQKIDPHQAVKIHPNNHRRLIRAIEIYETTGKTMSAFQAEQKESPYDPIFIGLEMEREMLYNRINTRIDQMVQNGLLYEVHQLYVRGLEDCQSMRGIGYKEFIPYFKGEYDLDYAIELLKRNSRRFAKRQYTWFKNKMDVAWYSVTPDTIGEKFRTILRDLAGMLG
- the spoVK gene encoding stage V sporulation protein K — translated: MESQMMQNKNGQINIVLYDKDGVKVEPEERLSVNESSPFYRIDQEFSSFVGMDYLKHSIKEIYAMITINEKRKQVGLQSANQVLHMLFKGNPGTGKTTIARKLASAYYDMNILSKGHFIEAERADLVGEYIGQTAQKTRAIIQKAAGGILFIDEAYSLARGGEKDFGKEAIDTLVKHMEDKHDDFVLILAGYPYEMERFLLLNPGLKSRFPFILDFDDYPVDQLLQIAKKMLREREYQLTNEAEWKLREQISMEKNNSSHNFSNARYVRNVIERSIRKQAMRILNQNKITTDTLITLTKQDLVFDKTTNY
- the hfq gene encoding RNA chaperone Hfq, whose protein sequence is MAQSVNIQEQYLNQLRKDHMSVTVFLLNGFQLRGVVKAFDNFTVLLESDGKQQLIFKHAISTFAPVKNIKLEKE